The Parasegetibacter sp. NRK P23 genomic sequence ATCAGGAAAGACGGTCTGACTTAGTTGCACAAATCAGGGATCTGGTTGACTCATATTGAAAACAACATGCTACCAACAATAGTTTTGCAATAGCCGGGTAAGACGGTAAACGTGATGTTTAGTTTTCAAAGAAAATTTAATTTCGGCAAGACTGTTTACGTTTTCAAATCCCGGCCATCGCAAAGCCGTTACGTTGTGTGCAAGCGTATTTCAACACCCTACTAATTTTTCAAACTAACTGTTAAATAAATCAACCTCAATTCGATGAAAGAGAGCGAATTTTTCGAAAAGCAGACAGTATCTTCAAAAATTAAAGCAAGTATTGTTTCTGAATATTTTCCGAGTTATTGCAAGATTATTATCAGAAAGCATCAACCAAAAGAACTACGATACATTGACTTATTCGCTGGACCTGGACTTTACGCAGATGGTAATCCTTCTACACCAATTCTTATTGCGAGACGATGCCAAAAAGATGAATTTCTAAGAAGCAACGTAAAATTCGTTTTTAATGACAATACATATTCAGCAGCATTAGAGGAAAACTTCAAAAGGGAGTTTCCAAATGGAACTTTCCCAAAAAAAGTTCATTTTGGGAAAAGTACTGTAGGTGAAAATCAAGCAATAACTGATTTTTTGGTCACTAATACTCATAATGGAAAGTTCAATGAGTGCCCCTCTTTATTATTCATTGACCCTTTTGGGTATAAAGGCATTGAAACG encodes the following:
- the tcmP gene encoding three-Cys-motif partner protein TcmP — encoded protein: MKESEFFEKQTVSSKIKASIVSEYFPSYCKIIIRKHQPKELRYIDLFAGPGLYADGNPSTPILIARRCQKDEFLRSNVKFVFNDNTYSAALEENFKREFPNGTFPKKVHFGKSTVGENQAITDFLVTNTHNGKFNECPSLLFIDPFGYKGIETKVLAEFLKNWGNEMFLFLNTKRIHPALENEKFEPLMKALFPTTLEQIVSGPQFRQF